A region of the Solanum stenotomum isolate F172 unplaced genomic scaffold, ASM1918654v1 scaffold23074, whole genome shotgun sequence genome:
AATGAGCTTATTAAATAATGTACTCTTCATTCAAGTTGATCAATCCCATTCATGGATACTGAAAACAAATCAGATAAATCATGGTGGATTACTGTCAGTTAAGATCAAGACCACAAGACATCAACTATTCGAGACTacatattttatctctatatgTTGTAGGTAACCTCACTTTTAGGCAAACTAACTATCATTACAACAAAAAGAACAAACCTAGTGTGATCCCACAAGTGGGACTGGAAACTAACTATCATTACCtgagcaaaaaaaataaaaattgttgatCAGCTTTGCTAAATAGTTCATTTAAGCAGTTTTGCTTTTCCATTGTTGAACTGATCATACCAGTCATATAGTATAGTTTTATTGAGAAAAAACGGTCTAGAAAACAACAACTACTACTTCACCTCAATTCTCATCTAGTTGTAGTCCCTTTATAAATCTTTACTATCCAAGTCGCTCCATTTAAACGCCTTCTCAATCCAATATAAAGTATCCTTTGGGTTTATTCCTCAAGGTAATTTTAAAAGGGAATAATGACCAGTGAATTACCTAATTCAGCCTTCATTACATGAATATTTGCATCTTAAGATCATTAGTTCCTCAATAACATAGTCAACATAATTGTCTCCAATTTAAACATAACATAGAGCACCCAACTCAAGGCCAATCAAGTGAAACTCGGGTACTATCTTACTCGAGGAACCAAGTGTCCTTCGACTTTTGTCCAACTTAAGAAACCCCTAAATGATACATAAAACATGCAAATGAGTATTATCAACCAACACTGCCTAAAACTACACAGCATCATACAAGAAAAGGATATCCAAAGATCAATAATTATAAGACAGACATTTCATTTGTTGGAAATAATATTTCaaaggaaattcaaattatataagCCAGTGGAATAAAGCTTTGAATAAGGCGATAAAGCCGAAAAATTAACTGGAGCTTGTGTGAGCCATAAAAAGAAGAAGGCAGTTCCCACGTTCACGCAGGGTCCGGGGAAAAGGTTGCACCAAAGAAGACTCATTAAAATTCTTAGGCACcaaaagaagaaggattcactttttctttttgataaccgagaaatccatTTGTGACTAGCCCTTTGGAcaaatcacagccttctaaactcggtggataatgagCCGGCCCCTCTACCCTtatccacttaaataccaggcttcgctttgcatggtgtggggtaAGAAGGATTCACTTTTTCTTAATCCACCAAGCATTCTGACACAACCCACAAGCACAGGTGTCAAGTAAATCTGCCAACTAAGTCTGGAGAAGTTCAGCTCATTCAAGACGAACTAAAAGAAGGAATTTTCGGACAAACTGGGTATGCAGGAAAAGACATTTCCAAAAGCAAATACCACAACCATTAGATCTCAAACTGGAGTTTTAACATATGGACAAAGTAGTTTAAGACAAAGGAACTCTTCGCAAAGGACTTTTGAAATGGAAGCCCCCATACACAAACATTAATTTAGATTTCCAAGTTCCGCTATGGTATGCCGCTTTTGGTTTATATAACTATAAACAACATATCAATAATCTCAACCCAATAAACAGTCCCAAACGTGTGATCTCGAGTTAGTATTCCAGCAATAACATTCCATATTTAAAACGGAGCTAAGAAATGCCAAGAAACATGGAATCTTAGTAATTCACCTGAAATTTcaccttattattattatttcttataacTTATTAATCGATTCTCCGCCTTGTAACACACTCCCCATTTCTTCTAggtataataaaaaataaaaatccaagAAACGGTGTTGGGTATAGTTGAATTCATTGAATCTATACCCCATCCACCTCATAATGTTCATTAACAGAGTAAAACCCTAAACGTTTACAAGTAAAGAGTGAAGGGAATAGAAGTAGGAACCTGCCAAACACGGCGAAGACGTTTCTTGGCATTAGCTTTGCGAGTAGATGTGAGCTTAATTCTCTTCCAAACAAGGCCGCCGGAATCATGCTTCTTCACTATTTCCATAACCCTTGTACCAAAAAATGCACCCCATGTCGCCATTTTTCTCCGACTAGTAGAGAATCACCATTTCTCCATCTTTATTTATGCCCCGGCACAAGGACACATTGGGCCTAGTACTAACAAAGCCCATTACAAATCAATCCaaatgacttttttttctttgggtttttatcatatttgttggTATggtaactaaaaaaaataatggaaaaattatctatatacacattttattttgtcataatctctaaaattctctactatttaaaaaaaaatcaaaaaaaccCTCGCAGATACATCACTCTCCTCTCGCTGATACATCTTTATCCCCTCTCAGATACATCCCTCCCATTTCTGATACATCCCTCCCCTATCATATACATCCTCACCTATGTATCAGGATGTCCAGTGATGTATTTGGaatccataaattttaaggaattttaataatttgaaaaaaagtagGGAAAtgatgtaattagctcttaacactatgtgattttagtaaattatataaaaataattaggggAATTTTCATAAATAACACTATTTATGACCAATATAATACACATATTAGtaaccacaaattttaaattaaagatatgtgaacaataaaataaaaattcaaagtgTTCAAAGTGGGAAAATTATGGggataagcaaacatatacgagttaattagctaacatagctatagtttgaattaattacggcTCACAACTTAATTTTAGCTACATTTACGTCGCATCTCTCCTCCCTTCCTCTCTCTgtcgcctctctcctcttttatacatatacaaatacaaatataaattgtcaaatacaaaatatatctataaatatataattatatgacagatatacaaatacaattagtctctctccactctctaccatctctcgctcgcctctttCCTTCCCCTCCCAATCTCGCTcatctctctcctctctctctctctctctctctctcaatctcgctcaccagatatacaaatacatatgtataccagttacGAGGGGTGTTCGTGGTTCAGTTTGGATCAGTTATtgattaaaatcaaaaccaaacgaATTTAGTcggtttttttaaatttctaaaactaaaccaaaccaaaagaaacaaaataaccgtcggtttggttattgtcgattttggtttggtttggttcagtttttctGATTTATTCGGtttgaaagtaatttttttttggaggaataaataaccaaaccaaaaccaaaaccgactaattgtatatcgaaccagatggcaaaaaaagggGATGCTTGCtgtgaattacaaataaaataaactatagctatatcatttaatttgaattaatagtttgttatttcatacaatttttccataattatattaagagcccgtttggattaaCTGAAAAtaacaacttttaagtcaaaaataaaaagttaaaacttaaatgacttttaagtcaaaaaaaataaaaagtaggggaagtcctacttttggtttttaacaTTTctaaagtcattttaaacttattttaaattatttttaactttggCAAACACTcacaaaaaactaaaaatgacttaaaaatagatttgaccaacttttaaacCAACCCAAACAGGCTCTGAGTCAATTATAAGCTaataaaatcaatattattaatctaataattttaaatagtgAACAATGTAgctaaaacaaatataatacataaaaattCTTTAATAATTACTACATAATTCGTTGTCTCTATTTACATAAATTTGGTTAAGAGGGTTAGGGAGGAGTGACGGTGAGTATGTTTTATCGAGGAACAATTGTTAACCTTTTTTAAAGAtagtataatttaaaatattcgAACAACACAgtgcaataaaaaataattagactTAGGTACGTTTACTAGTAATAAAGTATGATGATATTGTTGAGTTATGAAAATATAGTAACCGTTCTTTATTTCGAGATAAGACATAGAAACACTCCTAAACTATGGTGAAATTGTCAATTTACATAACTTTTGATTTTATCGATTGCATTGATGCATGTAATGGAATCGAgtaacactacaagaaaactgtgaattacatggggattttcctgggaattagtatgaaaatttgtaggaaaataagtttcctgCGAATTTTCATACTATTCCCTAGGAAAATTTCCATCTAATTTACACTTCTTTTGTAGTGTAAGCTGAATCTTGTCTATTTCAATCCATCAAGATTTGCCACATCCCTTCAATTGCTCAGAGTGTAATTATAAAGAATTCAAACATCATATCCACAGTTAGTCCATTCATAGCATGACACATCGAATTCGATATGAGAAATTTTTGTATTATTCTTTTACTTCAATAGTAGTGTTGATAGTGTTGAACACAGAGGCGTAAATAGGTGTATATCTATCTTGAAAAGCTGACATaaattatgatataattaattGTGCACCTATGAAGAGTATAGGTTTATCATTATGTTGTTGGAACAAGCTAGA
Encoded here:
- the LOC125851160 gene encoding uncharacterized protein LOC125851160, which produces MATWGAFFGTRVMEIVKKHDSGGLVWKRIKLTSTRKANAKKRLRRVWQNEAVLRACSEAPPSETSEVDAGQISNVQLKTS